In Ostrinia nubilalis chromosome 12, ilOstNubi1.1, whole genome shotgun sequence, one DNA window encodes the following:
- the LOC135076456 gene encoding uncharacterized protein LOC135076456 — MIKIATLILSAFLSAGSVNGTFNFVARDELYKYTRVATSTDGEPCLGGCSPITKECVVNWRWTKKPCVTENRPAPIFFTARSRDPSNNQCWGNCGKFGNIYEWCVTSANNEWDFCSSKVRGTTTPTGRSLVDTYTARSKLCQSSCDYDPKSGYTCYFRSKLWAHCAKQAITRVPTLPLDFKTGPSDKRSCKAFMNNLIKESFNASNFETAHASDGYIQDVANEIETAIKGAADTGVFVSNNKKFDPVYSYTMANVILANGSSVPVTAVIRAKVTSKTIKKLENLLDLRSSFPDNLEDLSDWSIIGYELGGSSDSYNVVPQSSGFTHEWLLVEEAIKEWTSDTNGSVDMLIVVFYRDVQSIIPKAFGVVLSFNNPDGTPFVSCKDTIYWNN; from the coding sequence ATGATTAAAATAGCGACTTTAATTTTATCCGCGTTTTTATCAGCGGGCTCAGTTAAtggaacatttaattttgttgcccgTGACGAACTGTATAAATACACCAGAGTAGCTACAAGTACCGACGGAGAACCCTGTTTAGGAGGCTGCTCACCAATCACCAAAGAGTGTGTGGTGAACTGGAGATGGACCAAAAAACCATGTGTCACCGAAAACCGACCAGCTCCAATATTCTTCACCGCCCGATCTAGAGACCCGAGCAACAATCAATGTTGGGGCAACTGTGGCAAATTCGGCAACATCTACGAGTGGTGTGTGACATCAGCTAATAACGAATGGGATTTCTGCAGTTCAAAGGTCAGAGGAACAACCACTCCCACGGGAAGAAGCCTCGTCGATACTTATACAGCAAGAAGCAAATTGTGTCAAAGCAGCTGCGATTATGATCCCAAATCTGGTTATACCTGCTATTTTAGATCCAAACTCTGGGCTCATTGCGCTAAACAAGCCATAACTCGAGTACCCACTCTACCGCTGGATTTCAAAACTGGACCATCTGACAAAAGAAGCTGTAAGGCGTTTATGAACAACTTGATTAAAGAATCATTCAACGCGAGTAATTTTGAAACAGCGCATGCCTCTGACGGGTACATCCAAGACGTGGCCAATGAAATTGAAACCGCTATCAAAGGTGCAGCAGATACAGGTGTTTTcgtttcaaacaataaaaaatttgaCCCTGTATACAGTTACACGATGGCTAATGTTATTCTAGCAAATGGAAGTAGCGTGCCAGTTACGGCTGTAATACGTGCAAAGGTAACTAGTAAGACGATAAAGAAACTTGAAAATTTGTTAGATCTGAGATCTAGTTTTCCTGACAATCTCGAGGACCTTTCTGATTGGAGTATTATTGGTTATGAACTTGGTGGTTCTAGTGACAGTTATAACGTTGTTCCTCAGTCGTCTGGTTTTACTCATGAGTGGCTTTTGGTAGAAGAAGCTATAAAAGAGTGGACAAGTGATACTAATGGGTCAGTAGATATGCTCATTGTAGTTTTCTATAGGGATGTGCAGTCAATTATTCCGAAAGCATTTGGTGTGGTTTTATCATTTAACAACCCGGACGGTACTCCTTTTGTCTCGTGTAAGGATACTATTTATTGGAATAACTAA